From Halorientalis litorea:
ATCTGCTACGCCGACACCGTCGGCCACGCGACGCCCGACGAGACGCTCGAACGGGTCGCCGCGCTCGCGGAGCTGGGGCCGACCAGTACCCACACACACGACGACCTCGGACTGGCCGTGACGAACGCCCTCGTCAGCATCGCCGCCGGGGCCGACTTCGTCCACGGCACTATCAACGGCATCGGCGAGCGTGCGGGCAACGTCGCCCTCGAAGAGGTCGCCATCGCCCTCTCACACGGCTACGACGTGCCGTCGATGGACCTCACCGAGGTGTACGACCTCGCGCAACTCATCGCCAAGTTCACCGGTATCCCGCTGGCCCCGAACAAGGCCGTCGTGGGCGAGAACGCCTTCACCCACGAGTCGGGCATCCACACCGACGGGACGCTCAAAGACGACGCGATGTACGAGCCGTACCCGCCGGAGACGGTGGGGCGTGAACGCCGCCTCGCGCTCGGGAAACACGCTGGCCGCGCCGGCGTCGAGGCGACCCTCGCGGAGCGCGACATCGAAGTCGACGACGACCACCTCGACGACATCGTGGCCCGCGTCAAGGAACTCGGCGACCGGGGCAAGCGCGTCACCGACGCCGACCTGCTCGCCATCGCCGAGGACGTGCGCGGCACCGACCGGGACCGCCGCGTCGAACTGCTCGACCTGACGGCCGTCAGCGGCGTCTCCCCACCCACGGCGAGCGTCCGCCTGTCCGTCGACGACGAAGTCCGCGAACAGGCGGCGACCGGGAGCGGCCCCGTCGACGCCGCGATGAACGCCGCCGAGGTGGCACTGAGCCACAGCGCGGACGCCGCGCTCGAATCCTACCACGTCGACGCCATCACCGAAGGCACCGACGCCATCGTCACCGTCGAGGTGGAGATGTCCCGCGGCGACGACCACGTCACCGTCACCGCGAGCGACTCGGACATTACCCGCGCGTCCGTGACCGCGATGGTCGACGCGATGGACCGACTGGTCGCCGACGACGACGAGCAGGTCATCGCCGACTAAATTTTACGTCGTCGGGTGCCACGCTTCGCGCGGCACCGCTCCTCGCAAAATTTAGTATAACAGGGTGTCGTACAACGGTTCCCATACCTGTTAGCACCGCCCCGAATCGGTCAATTCAGGATACCCACATACCAGCCCGACACTCAAAAATACCATAATATTGTTACGAATCACGTGCGAGACTTAGAGCCAGCAGATGAAGCAGTGATTCAGCAACCAAGCGGAAGGACATCACCCTAACGGAGCGGTTCGAAATTAAGAAGCGACGGATTTGTAGACTGGTCTTCCGATCAGGAATAGGCCTAAGATGCCGAATATAAGTGGTAGAGGGCTACTCTTTTTCTCAAGATACGATTTCGAGGGCGAGCCTTGCACGACATAGGCCGTGGTTGTCTCCCCGACATTGTACTGGTCAATTCTGTCTTCCGCGGCAGTCCTTGTGTCGGACGCTTTTGTTCCGATTCCCGGTCTGATGTTGTCGGAAGTGTATTGGGTTCCGTTGTACGTGTAGCTGTAAGTGACGTGGGGTGTGTACCTGTCCCCTCTTTTTGAGGAATCCATGGTGACTTCTTTGCTCTCTACCGTGGCTTCAATCTGCACCCCGGACGAGAGGCTTTGTTGCTGAGAGTATGCCATGTATCCAGCAACTCCGAGCAGCACAATCCCCAGTACTATACTTATCAGAGACAGCTTCGACATATTCGTGATTGTTTAGACTACTGAATGTTAGTTTCGACGTATTTCTCACTGCGAAACACATGCAGGAGCAGTTTGACGGGTGATTCGCTACTGAACCTGTGAAACCAATCCCTTGCGAAGTGTTCTATGACACCCTCTAGTATAAAAATACCGTCACGCTCGGTCGTTGGCCTCGCGTGACGTGAACCGGCGCGCGCCGGATGCTCGTGGTCCCGCACCGTGACGCTGGCCGCGACTGCACCCGAACAGCGGCCGCGCCTCCGTCACTCCTCGACCGCTTTCGATTCTTCTTCGACGTCGATGGTGATTGTCACCGGTTCGTCGGCAGTATCGGCCGCCGCCTTGGACTCCAGTTCCGAAACGAGGAGGTCGACGTTACGTTTGTTCGTCTTCCAGACGGCGTCGAACAGAGTGCCGACGAACGGGAGCGACCCGCCCGCCACGTCGACGGCGATGTTCCCGAGCATTCGGACGACGGTGGTGAACGGTACGCCGAGGTAGGCCGACTCCGCGACGATGTACAGCGAGAGGCCGCCGCTCAGCACGTCGCCGACGACGGGCACCGCGCTCAACAGCGGGTCGAGGCCGACACGGAACTCCGTGCCCGGCACGCGGATGCTCTCGTCGAGGATGTAGGCGACCGTCCGCAGTCGTTCGAGTGCCGCGTCGTCGACGCTCTCCGGCACGTCGCCGTCGAACGCCTCGTCGAGTCGTGCGTCGAGGTCGGCGGTCATGGTGCCCGGGCTTCGCTCCCGCGACTGAAAAGGTCGGTGCCGACCGCCGGAGCCGTCGGCGTTGAAGTACCCGGCGGGCAAAGCGGGAGTATGGGTGGCACTCGCGTCGCCGTCGCCGGGACGTTCGGTCCGCTTCACGACGGGCACCGGAACCTCCTGCGGACGGCACTGAAGTACGGTGACGGTGGAATCGTGGTCGGACTGACGACCGACACGTTCGCACAGGCTTCACGGACTCGTGATGTCCCCCCGTTCGGGGACCGGGCGGCGGGCGTCGAGGCGGCCATCGACGAAGTCGACGAGTGGGGGCGCGAACACGAGGTCAGGGCCATCGACAGCGAGGCGGACATCGTCGACGCGGACCCGGACATCGACGCCCTGGTCGTCTCGCCGGAGACGGCACCCGAACTGGCCGACATCAACGAGACGCGGCGAGAACAGGGGATGGTCCCACTGGAGGGCATCGTCGCGCCGTACGTCCTCGCCGAGGATGGTGAACGTATCTCATCGACCCGTATCGCACGCGGCGAGATAGACGAACACGGGGCACTTCTGGACGATGCGAGTGACGGCTGAGCGGTGGTAACGGCTGGCCTACTCCGCGCCTTCCACGTCGAACTCCTCGGGCGGTCTGCCGGCGTCGTCGAGGACGGTGTCGGAGACGAGGATGGGGCAGTCGACACGGAGGGCGAGGGCGATGCCGTCGCTGGGGCGGGCGTCGAACACGAGGTCCTTGCGCTCGCCGCCGTGGTACT
This genomic window contains:
- a CDS encoding phosphopantetheine adenylyltransferase; its protein translation is MGGTRVAVAGTFGPLHDGHRNLLRTALKYGDGGIVVGLTTDTFAQASRTRDVPPFGDRAAGVEAAIDEVDEWGREHEVRAIDSEADIVDADPDIDALVVSPETAPELADINETRREQGMVPLEGIVAPYVLAEDGERISSTRIARGEIDEHGALLDDASDG
- a CDS encoding DUF4112 domain-containing protein codes for the protein MTADLDARLDEAFDGDVPESVDDAALERLRTVAYILDESIRVPGTEFRVGLDPLLSAVPVVGDVLSGGLSLYIVAESAYLGVPFTTVVRMLGNIAVDVAGGSLPFVGTLFDAVWKTNKRNVDLLVSELESKAAADTADEPVTITIDVEEESKAVEE
- a CDS encoding DUF3592 domain-containing protein; the protein is MSKLSLISIVLGIVLLGVAGYMAYSQQQSLSSGVQIEATVESKEVTMDSSKRGDRYTPHVTYSYTYNGTQYTSDNIRPGIGTKASDTRTAAEDRIDQYNVGETTTAYVVQGSPSKSYLEKKSSPLPLIFGILGLFLIGRPVYKSVAS
- a CDS encoding (R)-citramalate synthase codes for the protein MTANRFFGGHPETRALSEVDRVQFLDTTLRDGEQAPGVSLTPEEKARIAQGLDRADIDFIEAGSACTGPGERETIQRVTDLDLDATVTSFCRGIKNDIDLALDCGVDGIDLVVPASDRHVEGKVGTDHDANVANTVELVEYAKDHGLWVEVIGEDGSRADVDYLVEVLGGAIDSGADRICYADTVGHATPDETLERVAALAELGPTSTHTHDDLGLAVTNALVSIAAGADFVHGTINGIGERAGNVALEEVAIALSHGYDVPSMDLTEVYDLAQLIAKFTGIPLAPNKAVVGENAFTHESGIHTDGTLKDDAMYEPYPPETVGRERRLALGKHAGRAGVEATLAERDIEVDDDHLDDIVARVKELGDRGKRVTDADLLAIAEDVRGTDRDRRVELLDLTAVSGVSPPTASVRLSVDDEVREQAATGSGPVDAAMNAAEVALSHSADAALESYHVDAITEGTDAIVTVEVEMSRGDDHVTVTASDSDITRASVTAMVDAMDRLVADDDEQVIAD